In one Hymenobacter sp. DG25B genomic region, the following are encoded:
- a CDS encoding flagellar motor protein MotB — protein sequence MKKSSLLLLAASVATTSLLPGCVASKKYDDLRARQAATEQAKTEAERQQRQAVTELKKTTDELTEMRLQNRRLADDSAQTGNALRRTRSLYTQLTDSYDKLLKNSDRAMADKSADYNKVARDLARREAELGELETSLNKSKTAIDKLNADLKVREARMAELEKALAEKDKAVNDLRASVSNALRGFQGTDLEVKMKDGKVYVSLSEKLLFKSGSTKVDPKGQEALKQLATVLQTQPDVNVVVEGHTDNVPIARGTAGLQDNWDLSVLRATEIARLLTVGGIQPERVTASGRAQYIPVAPNDSPANKALNRRTEIILTPKLNELLKILDSNSTSGK from the coding sequence GTGAAAAAATCCTCTCTCCTGCTGCTGGCCGCTTCCGTGGCTACCACTTCCCTGCTGCCCGGCTGCGTAGCCTCCAAAAAATACGACGATCTGCGCGCCCGCCAGGCCGCCACTGAGCAGGCCAAAACTGAAGCGGAGCGCCAGCAGCGCCAGGCCGTAACCGAGCTCAAGAAAACCACCGATGAGCTGACCGAAATGCGCCTGCAGAACCGCCGCCTCGCCGACGACTCCGCCCAGACTGGCAACGCCCTGCGCCGCACCCGCTCCCTCTACACCCAGCTCACGGATAGCTACGATAAGCTGCTGAAGAACTCAGACCGGGCTATGGCTGATAAATCCGCCGACTATAACAAAGTAGCCCGCGACCTGGCCCGCCGCGAGGCCGAGCTGGGCGAGCTGGAAACCTCGCTCAACAAAAGCAAAACCGCCATTGATAAGCTCAACGCCGACCTGAAAGTGCGGGAAGCCCGCATGGCTGAGCTGGAAAAAGCCCTGGCCGAAAAAGACAAAGCCGTCAATGACCTGCGCGCCAGCGTCAGCAACGCCCTGCGCGGTTTCCAGGGCACCGATCTGGAAGTAAAGATGAAGGACGGCAAAGTGTACGTCTCACTCTCGGAGAAGCTGCTCTTCAAATCGGGCTCTACTAAAGTTGACCCCAAAGGCCAGGAAGCTCTCAAGCAGCTGGCCACCGTGCTCCAAACCCAGCCCGATGTGAACGTGGTAGTAGAGGGCCATACCGATAATGTGCCTATTGCCCGGGGCACGGCCGGCCTGCAGGATAACTGGGACCTGAGCGTGCTGCGCGCCACCGAAATTGCCCGCCTGCTCACCGTTGGCGGCATTCAGCCGGAGCGCGTCACGGCTTCCGGCCGCGCGCAGTATATCCCCGTTGCCCCCAACGACAGCCCCGCTAACAAAGCCCTGAACCGCCGCACGGAAATCATCCTGACGCCCAAGCTCAACGAGCTGCTCAAGATTCTGGACTCCAACTCTACCAGCGGCAAGTAA
- a CDS encoding endonuclease III domain-containing protein yields MPTSTTTVTYTSPPEQKTWQNHLVLDAFYGPLSTVPRRTPMRELISTVLSHRTTHADEELAYNRMLEAFGDWAGVLAAPTAELAHAIRTTRWPDTQAPRIQEILRRIQAEQGDFTLDFLADWPVEKGMEWLTAMPGIGWKTASLVLLFNFQKPVLPVDTHVHRVAQRVGMIGPKVSVEKAHKLLLDQLPKDPVVLLNFHKHNYWLGQHICFFTKPDCARCPLKSFCNYYLEHFGPATAEALAATPHQWGGEKLH; encoded by the coding sequence ATGCCTACCTCCACTACTACGGTAACTTATACTTCTCCACCCGAGCAAAAAACCTGGCAGAACCACTTGGTGCTGGATGCCTTTTACGGGCCGCTCTCCACCGTGCCCCGCCGCACGCCCATGCGGGAACTGATAAGCACGGTGCTTTCGCACCGCACCACCCACGCCGATGAGGAGCTGGCCTACAACCGAATGTTGGAAGCCTTTGGCGACTGGGCCGGCGTGCTGGCGGCCCCCACCGCGGAGCTGGCCCACGCCATCCGTACCACCCGCTGGCCCGATACGCAGGCGCCCCGCATCCAGGAAATTCTGCGCCGCATTCAGGCCGAACAGGGAGATTTTACCCTGGATTTTCTGGCCGACTGGCCGGTAGAGAAAGGCATGGAGTGGCTAACAGCCATGCCGGGTATTGGCTGGAAAACGGCTTCCCTGGTATTGCTGTTCAACTTTCAGAAACCCGTGCTGCCCGTGGACACGCACGTGCACCGCGTGGCCCAGCGCGTGGGCATGATCGGGCCCAAAGTCTCAGTAGAAAAGGCACACAAGCTGCTGCTGGATCAATTACCCAAAGACCCGGTGGTGCTCCTGAACTTTCATAAGCACAACTACTGGCTGGGGCAGCACATCTGCTTTTTCACGAAGCCGGATTGCGCCCGCTGCCCGTTGAAAAGCTTCTGCAACTATTATCTGGAGCACTTTGGACCAGCCACGGCAGAAGCGCTGGCCGCTACGCCCCACCAGTGGGGAGGTGAGAAGCTGCACTAG
- the accD gene encoding acetyl-CoA carboxylase, carboxyltransferase subunit beta gives MSWFKRVEKGIVTPTEQKKETPDGLWYKCPECKTVATMAEHKRLLFTCAKCNYHDRIDSAEYFEILFDGNQFTELDANLSSADPLKFVDTKAYPQRVAATQRNTGLKDAVRSAHGKMNGVELVVACMDFKFIGGSMGSVVGEKIARAIDYARQNRLPFLMISKSGGARMMEAGYSLMQMAKTSAKLALLSEAGLPYISMLTDPTTGGVTASYAMLGDFNISEPGALIGFAGPRVIKETIGKDLPKDFQSAEFVLEHGFLDFIVDRKDLKQRLADLLRMLQPKAEAAEVEVPANISRL, from the coding sequence ATGTCTTGGTTTAAGCGCGTCGAAAAAGGCATCGTCACTCCCACAGAGCAGAAAAAGGAAACGCCCGATGGCCTGTGGTATAAGTGCCCCGAGTGCAAAACCGTAGCCACCATGGCCGAGCACAAGCGCCTGCTTTTCACCTGCGCCAAGTGCAACTACCACGACCGGATTGACTCGGCCGAGTACTTTGAAATTCTCTTCGATGGCAACCAGTTCACCGAACTCGACGCCAACTTGTCCTCCGCCGACCCGCTGAAGTTTGTGGATACCAAAGCGTATCCGCAGCGGGTGGCGGCCACGCAGCGCAATACGGGCCTGAAGGATGCCGTGCGCAGCGCCCACGGCAAAATGAACGGGGTGGAGCTGGTAGTTGCCTGCATGGATTTCAAATTCATTGGCGGCTCCATGGGCTCGGTGGTAGGCGAAAAAATTGCCCGTGCCATTGACTACGCCCGCCAGAACCGTTTGCCGTTCCTGATGATCAGCAAATCGGGCGGGGCCCGCATGATGGAAGCCGGCTACTCGCTGATGCAGATGGCCAAGACCTCGGCCAAGCTGGCTTTGCTTTCCGAGGCAGGTCTGCCTTATATATCCATGCTCACGGACCCTACTACGGGTGGCGTTACGGCTTCCTATGCCATGCTCGGCGACTTCAATATCTCGGAGCCCGGCGCCCTGATTGGCTTTGCCGGCCCGCGGGTTATTAAGGAAACCATTGGCAAAGACCTGCCCAAGGATTTCCAGAGCGCGGAGTTTGTACTGGAGCACGGCTTCCTCGATTTTATCGTGGACCGCAAAGATTTAAAGCAGCGCCTGGCCGATTTGCTGCGCATGCTTCAGCCCAAAGCGGAAGCCGCTGAGGTTGAGGTGCCTGCCAACATCTCGCGCCTGTAA
- a CDS encoding OmpA family protein, protein MKNLRSPFAILMALVMLLSSTLTQAQTTTTKKPMSKTAKGAIFGGLGGAAGGAVLGRVIGGKKGTAKGAILGAVVGGSAGALIGRRMDKQAEELRREMAGATVERVGEGIKITFDSGILFAKNSSALTSTAQTNIDELAKTLIKYGDTNVIVDGHTDTSGNDAINDPLSLRRARAVANYTQQQGVDASRFQVNGYGSHQPVADNSTEAGRRANRRVEIAIFANEKLKKAAERGDI, encoded by the coding sequence ATGAAAAATCTTCGTTCTCCCTTCGCCATTCTCATGGCTCTGGTGATGCTGCTGAGCAGCACCCTGACGCAAGCACAAACCACCACTACCAAGAAGCCGATGAGTAAAACGGCTAAAGGCGCCATCTTCGGTGGCTTGGGTGGAGCTGCCGGCGGTGCCGTACTGGGCCGCGTAATTGGTGGCAAAAAAGGCACCGCTAAAGGCGCCATCCTGGGCGCCGTAGTAGGTGGCTCAGCTGGCGCTCTGATCGGTCGCCGCATGGATAAGCAAGCCGAAGAGTTGCGCCGCGAAATGGCTGGCGCTACCGTAGAGCGGGTAGGCGAAGGCATCAAAATCACCTTCGACTCCGGTATCCTGTTCGCTAAGAACTCCTCGGCCCTTACCTCTACGGCTCAGACCAACATTGATGAGCTGGCTAAAACCCTCATTAAGTACGGCGACACCAACGTGATTGTAGATGGCCACACCGATACCTCCGGTAACGATGCCATCAACGACCCGCTGTCTTTGCGCCGGGCTCGCGCCGTGGCCAACTACACGCAGCAGCAAGGCGTAGATGCCTCCCGCTTCCAGGTGAATGGTTACGGCTCGCACCAGCCCGTGGCTGATAACTCTACTGAAGCTGGCCGCCGTGCCAACCGCCGCGTGGAAATTGCCATCTTCGCCAACGAAAAGCTGAAGAAAGCTGCTGAGCGCGGCGACATCTAA
- a CDS encoding class I fructose-bisphosphate aldolase, which translates to MATVLPQTAEMDALLQHQCTTISKEQLHVPGPDFMERCFVPSSRPPQVLRSLGQLYGHGRLAGTGYLSILPVDQGIEHTAGASFGPNPMYFDPENIIKLALEGGCNAVATTFGTFGTVARKYAHRIPFLVKINHNELLTYPNKFDQIMFGSVEEAWNLGATAVGATIYFGSEESNRQIQEVAQAFERAHELGMATVLWCYTRNNAFKTADKDYHVSADLTGQANHLGVTIGADIIKQKLPENNGGFAALKFGKTHPAMYDKLASDNPIDLTRYQVANCYMGRIGLINSGGESKGATDRDEAVRTAVINKRAGGQGLISGRKAFQRPFAEGVDLLNAIQDVYLDSAITLA; encoded by the coding sequence ATGGCCACCGTTCTTCCCCAAACTGCTGAAATGGATGCCCTTCTTCAGCACCAGTGCACCACCATCAGCAAAGAGCAGCTGCACGTGCCCGGCCCCGATTTTATGGAGCGCTGCTTTGTGCCCTCCAGCCGCCCACCCCAAGTGCTGCGCAGTCTGGGCCAGCTCTACGGCCACGGCCGCCTGGCCGGCACCGGCTATCTGAGCATTCTGCCCGTTGATCAGGGTATTGAGCACACGGCCGGCGCTTCCTTCGGGCCCAACCCCATGTACTTCGACCCCGAAAATATTATTAAGCTGGCGCTGGAAGGCGGCTGCAATGCCGTGGCCACTACTTTTGGTACGTTTGGCACGGTGGCCCGCAAGTATGCCCACCGTATTCCGTTCCTGGTTAAAATCAACCACAACGAGCTGCTGACTTACCCCAATAAGTTCGACCAGATTATGTTTGGCTCGGTGGAGGAAGCCTGGAACCTGGGCGCCACGGCCGTGGGGGCTACTATTTACTTTGGCTCCGAGGAGTCGAACCGGCAGATACAGGAAGTGGCGCAGGCGTTTGAGCGGGCGCACGAGCTGGGCATGGCCACGGTGCTGTGGTGCTACACGCGCAACAATGCCTTTAAAACCGCCGACAAAGACTACCACGTTTCCGCTGACCTCACCGGGCAAGCCAACCACCTGGGCGTTACCATCGGGGCCGATATCATCAAGCAGAAGCTACCCGAAAACAATGGTGGCTTTGCGGCCCTGAAATTCGGCAAAACCCACCCGGCCATGTACGATAAGCTGGCCTCGGATAACCCCATTGACCTCACGCGCTACCAGGTGGCCAACTGCTACATGGGCCGCATTGGCTTAATCAACTCCGGCGGCGAGAGCAAAGGCGCCACCGACCGCGACGAGGCCGTGCGCACCGCTGTTATTAACAAGCGTGCCGGTGGCCAGGGTCTCATTTCGGGCCGAAAAGCCTTCCAGCGGCCATTTGCCGAGGGCGTAGACCTGCTAAATGCCATTCAGGATGTGTACCTGGATAGCGCCATTACGCTGGCCTGA
- a CDS encoding OmpA family protein translates to MNSPKSILSLFLAFIMFLGSCASSKPASDGSLPSDNGSGARKTGMSKTAKGGLIGAGAGAAAGAVLGRVIGGKNGTAAGAIIGATVGGAGGALIGRKMDKQAEELQRDMQNAKVERVGEGIKITFDSGILFDTNKSDLRAASMTEIQKMAATLKKYPDTNVLVEGHTDNTGSDAINQPLSERRAQAVANYTISQGIDAARVTSKGYGSTQPIADNTTAEGKQANRRVEIAIFANEKMKKAAEEGRL, encoded by the coding sequence ATGAATTCTCCCAAATCGATTCTCTCCCTTTTTCTGGCCTTTATCATGTTCCTGGGCTCGTGCGCTTCGAGCAAGCCTGCCAGCGACGGCAGCCTGCCCAGCGACAATGGCTCAGGTGCCCGCAAGACCGGCATGAGCAAAACGGCTAAAGGCGGCCTGATTGGCGCCGGTGCCGGCGCTGCTGCTGGTGCAGTACTGGGCCGCGTAATTGGTGGCAAAAACGGCACCGCTGCTGGTGCTATTATTGGTGCTACCGTTGGTGGTGCCGGTGGTGCTCTCATTGGCCGCAAAATGGACAAGCAGGCTGAAGAGTTGCAGCGTGATATGCAGAACGCTAAAGTAGAGCGGGTAGGCGAAGGCATCAAAATCACCTTCGACTCTGGCATCCTGTTCGATACCAACAAGTCGGACCTGCGCGCTGCTTCCATGACGGAAATTCAGAAGATGGCCGCTACGCTGAAGAAGTATCCTGACACCAACGTACTGGTAGAAGGTCACACCGACAACACCGGTTCCGATGCCATCAACCAGCCCCTGTCCGAGCGTCGTGCCCAGGCAGTTGCTAACTACACCATCTCGCAGGGTATAGATGCTGCCCGTGTTACTTCTAAAGGCTATGGCTCGACCCAGCCTATTGCTGACAACACCACGGCTGAAGGCAAGCAGGCTAACCGCCGCGTAGAAATTGCCATCTTCGCCAACGAGAAGATGAAGAAAGCTGCCGAAGAAGGCCGCCTGTAA
- a CDS encoding radical SAM protein produces MRLVKHPVLCNYYVTYRCNARCSFCDIWEKPSPYIQLSDVEQNLRDLKKLGVSVVDFTGGEPLLHRQIHEFVGLAHDMGFITTLTTNCLLYPKYAERLRGKVDMLHFSLDSSEKEVHDHGRGVACYDFVLESIKVARELGERPDILFTVFRENLDQLEAVYRNIAQPNKLVLILNPAFEYNTVDTGEQLTPAELDYLSEFGKRKGVYLNEAFIALRRDGGNHIAAPVCRAASTTLVISPSNELVLPCYHLGEQKFPIENRLFDLYNSADVQRLAALEGRLPQCEGCTINCYMQPSFAVETSKYFWQALPSTLKYNWEKGTWKRMLIK; encoded by the coding sequence ATGCGCCTTGTTAAACATCCGGTTCTGTGCAATTACTACGTCACGTATCGGTGCAATGCGCGGTGCTCTTTCTGTGACATCTGGGAGAAACCTTCGCCCTACATTCAGCTCTCGGATGTAGAGCAGAACCTGCGCGATTTAAAGAAACTGGGCGTATCGGTGGTTGATTTTACCGGCGGTGAACCGCTGCTGCACCGCCAGATCCACGAGTTTGTGGGCTTGGCACACGATATGGGCTTCATTACCACGCTCACCACAAACTGCCTGCTGTACCCTAAGTACGCCGAGCGGCTGCGCGGGAAAGTAGACATGCTGCATTTCTCCCTGGACTCTTCCGAAAAGGAAGTGCACGACCATGGCCGGGGCGTGGCCTGCTACGATTTTGTGCTGGAAAGCATTAAGGTGGCGCGGGAGCTGGGCGAGCGGCCGGATATTCTATTCACCGTGTTTCGGGAAAACCTGGACCAGCTGGAAGCCGTGTACCGCAACATTGCGCAGCCCAATAAGCTGGTACTCATTCTGAACCCAGCCTTTGAATACAACACGGTGGATACCGGCGAGCAGCTGACCCCCGCCGAGCTGGATTACCTCTCCGAGTTTGGCAAGCGCAAAGGCGTGTACCTGAACGAGGCCTTTATTGCCCTGCGCCGCGACGGCGGCAACCACATAGCTGCCCCCGTATGCCGGGCCGCCAGCACCACCCTGGTTATCTCACCCAGCAACGAGCTGGTGCTGCCGTGCTACCATCTGGGTGAGCAGAAATTCCCCATCGAAAACCGCTTATTCGACCTGTATAACTCGGCGGATGTGCAGAGGCTGGCCGCTTTGGAGGGCCGCTTGCCGCAGTGCGAGGGCTGCACCATTAACTGCTACATGCAGCCCAGCTTTGCGGTGGAAACCAGTAAATACTTCTGGCAGGCGCTGCCCAGTACCCTGAAATACAATTGGGAAAAAGGTACCTGGAAACGGATGCTTATAAAGTAG
- a CDS encoding DUF2167 domain-containing protein, which translates to MKKFLLLAVLGLLQLSAAATTPEVAERTAREKAYADSVNATFHYQTGKVALPQSLGDLTVPAGFRYLDSDQSKRLLTEVWGNPQGESLGMLLPADRGPLSDNNWAFVLQYEDMGYVKDDDADEINYDDLLKEMQEDTEQENKGRVEAGYEPVTLVGWAAQPYYDKKLNVLHWAQELKFGEATENTLNYNVRLLGRKGVLILNAVGNTSQLPEVRSSIPNVIPSVTFANGLRYADFQPDLDQVAAYGIGGLVAGKVLAKVGFFALILKFWKVLLALAAGGWSVIRRFFGGKEAEEAEPALEATEETLPYEV; encoded by the coding sequence TTGAAAAAATTTTTACTCCTGGCAGTTCTCGGCTTACTACAGCTGAGCGCCGCCGCCACTACACCGGAAGTGGCCGAGCGTACGGCCCGCGAAAAAGCGTATGCTGATTCCGTAAATGCCACCTTTCACTACCAGACCGGTAAAGTTGCGCTGCCCCAGAGCCTGGGCGACTTAACCGTGCCCGCCGGATTTCGCTACCTAGATTCGGACCAAAGCAAGCGGTTACTCACGGAAGTGTGGGGAAATCCGCAGGGGGAGTCGCTAGGCATGCTACTACCCGCTGACCGTGGCCCCCTGAGTGACAATAACTGGGCTTTTGTACTCCAGTATGAAGATATGGGCTACGTGAAGGATGATGATGCCGATGAAATAAACTACGATGACCTGCTGAAGGAAATGCAGGAAGACACGGAGCAGGAAAACAAAGGGCGGGTAGAAGCCGGTTATGAGCCTGTTACCCTCGTTGGGTGGGCTGCCCAGCCCTATTATGACAAAAAGCTGAACGTACTACACTGGGCGCAGGAGTTGAAGTTTGGGGAGGCTACCGAAAATACGCTCAATTATAATGTGCGCTTACTGGGCCGGAAAGGCGTGCTTATCCTGAATGCAGTAGGCAATACCTCGCAATTGCCGGAGGTACGTAGCTCTATTCCAAACGTTATTCCCAGCGTCACCTTTGCCAATGGCCTTCGCTACGCCGATTTTCAGCCCGATCTGGACCAAGTAGCCGCGTATGGTATTGGCGGCCTAGTAGCGGGTAAGGTGCTGGCTAAGGTGGGCTTTTTCGCACTTATCCTCAAATTCTGGAAAGTACTACTGGCCTTGGCAGCAGGAGGCTGGTCGGTTATCAGGCGCTTTTTTGGAGGCAAAGAGGCCGAGGAGGCGGAACCCGCTTTGGAAGCAACTGAGGAAACCCTACCCTATGAGGTGTAG
- a CDS encoding TVP38/TMEM64 family protein has translation MAFVKELFQKNAATLLSMLLLVAMPVVGSSSLTYFLYRNQELLQNLSLGGAVFYFVVIAFTMAFALTPTTFVAIVTGFYLGWVGLPGMVLAYALAAFIGYHIAASLDHGRMLQFLHHFPKADAVMRELRHESWQLIVLTRISPVLPFALMTFVLAVMRVNRHKFLLASVVGMLPRSLFFYWLGTQAQDALALLNNPDTGTGGKVLVLVLIVVSLFGLYYLFNRALKRALSKNAAETQKN, from the coding sequence ATGGCTTTCGTTAAAGAGCTTTTTCAAAAAAACGCCGCCACCCTGCTCTCCATGCTGCTGCTGGTGGCCATGCCGGTAGTGGGCAGTTCCTCGCTCACGTATTTTCTGTACCGTAACCAGGAACTGCTCCAGAACCTGAGCTTGGGCGGCGCGGTATTTTACTTCGTGGTCATTGCCTTCACCATGGCCTTTGCCCTTACGCCTACCACGTTTGTGGCCATTGTAACGGGGTTTTATCTGGGCTGGGTGGGCTTACCCGGCATGGTGCTGGCCTATGCGCTGGCCGCTTTCATTGGCTACCATATTGCGGCTTCGCTGGATCATGGCCGCATGCTGCAGTTTCTGCACCACTTTCCCAAGGCCGATGCCGTAATGCGCGAGTTGCGCCACGAAAGCTGGCAGCTGATTGTGCTCACCCGCATTTCGCCGGTGCTGCCCTTTGCGCTCATGACGTTTGTTTTGGCCGTGATGCGCGTAAACCGACATAAATTTCTGCTGGCCTCGGTGGTAGGCATGCTCCCGCGCAGCCTGTTTTTTTACTGGCTGGGCACCCAGGCCCAGGATGCGCTGGCCCTGCTTAATAACCCCGACACCGGCACGGGCGGCAAAGTATTGGTGCTGGTGCTCATTGTGGTATCGTTATTCGGGCTGTATTACCTGTTTAACCGGGCCCTGAAGCGGGCATTAAGTAAAAACGCAGCCGAGACGCAAAAAAATTAA
- a CDS encoding SGNH/GDSL hydrolase family protein: MRILLFILMILGFGCAKPTVEPAPASGPSTTPIPPPSGPAISFLSLGDSYTIGEGVPATDRWSVQLARMAQAQGLNLQMPDIIARTGWTTGELQAAIQAANPPKNYGLVSLLIGVNNQYRGLPLASYQTEFRELLQKAIQLAGGRPGRVFVLSIPDWGASPYARGRDQTKIAAEIDQFNAVAKQECQQAGVAFLDITGFTRNAAGDASQFTMDGLHYSGKHMALWANAAVPVVQGLVK, from the coding sequence ATGCGTATTCTGCTGTTTATCCTGATGATATTGGGCTTTGGTTGTGCCAAGCCTACCGTGGAGCCCGCGCCAGCCAGCGGGCCGAGTACCACGCCTATCCCGCCACCTTCCGGCCCGGCCATCAGTTTCCTGTCCCTAGGCGATTCTTATACCATTGGGGAGGGCGTGCCGGCCACCGACCGGTGGAGCGTGCAGCTGGCCCGCATGGCCCAGGCGCAGGGCCTCAACCTGCAAATGCCCGATATTATTGCCCGCACCGGCTGGACCACGGGTGAGTTGCAGGCTGCCATTCAGGCAGCCAACCCACCGAAAAACTACGGGCTGGTGTCACTGCTTATCGGCGTAAATAATCAGTATCGGGGCCTGCCCCTGGCTTCTTACCAAACGGAGTTTCGCGAGCTGCTGCAAAAGGCTATTCAGCTGGCCGGCGGGCGGCCCGGCCGCGTGTTTGTGCTGTCTATACCCGATTGGGGTGCCTCGCCCTACGCCCGCGGCCGTGACCAGACTAAAATTGCCGCAGAAATAGACCAGTTTAATGCCGTAGCCAAACAGGAGTGCCAGCAGGCGGGCGTAGCCTTTCTGGATATAACCGGCTTTACCCGCAACGCCGCCGGCGACGCCTCCCAGTTTACCATGGACGGGCTGCATTACTCAGGCAAGCATATGGCCTTGTGGGCCAACGCGGCCGTGCCGGTAGTGCAGGGATTAGTAAAGTAG
- a CDS encoding cystathionine gamma-synthase, which produces MKFGTKAIHAGVHPDPETGAIMTPIYQTSTYVQRSPGDHKGYEYSRTHNPTRTQLQNALAALENGQHGLAFASGMAAIDCIIKLLQPGDEVISTNDLYGGTYRLFTKVFANYGIKFHFVPMHDMKAVEEKVTANTKLIWVETPTNPLLNIIDIEAAAAVAKKAGALLVVDNTFSTPYLQTPLDLGADMVMHSLTKYMGGHSDVVMGAVIVKDDALHERLRFLQNACGGTPGPQDCFLVLRGLKTLHIRMQRHCENGRAVAEYLQNHPKVEKVFWPGFPEHPNHAIAARQMRGFGGMMSFVLKGDRMEDAVAVLEKFELFSLAESLGGVESLSGHPASMTHASIPAEERRKSGLSDSLIRLSVGIEDAEDLIEDLKQAIG; this is translated from the coding sequence ATGAAATTCGGAACCAAAGCCATCCACGCCGGCGTGCATCCCGACCCCGAAACCGGGGCTATTATGACGCCCATCTACCAGACCTCGACCTACGTGCAACGCTCCCCCGGCGACCACAAAGGCTACGAATACTCCCGCACCCACAACCCCACCCGCACCCAGCTGCAAAATGCCCTGGCCGCGCTGGAAAACGGCCAGCACGGCCTGGCCTTTGCCTCCGGTATGGCCGCCATCGACTGCATTATCAAGCTCCTGCAGCCCGGCGACGAAGTGATTTCCACCAACGACCTGTACGGCGGCACCTACCGCCTTTTCACCAAGGTTTTCGCCAACTACGGCATCAAATTTCACTTCGTGCCCATGCACGATATGAAGGCCGTAGAGGAAAAAGTAACCGCCAACACCAAGCTTATCTGGGTAGAAACGCCTACCAATCCGCTGCTCAATATTATTGATATTGAAGCTGCCGCCGCCGTAGCCAAAAAAGCCGGGGCGTTGCTGGTGGTAGACAATACCTTCTCCACGCCCTACCTGCAAACTCCGCTGGATCTGGGCGCCGATATGGTGATGCACTCCCTCACTAAGTACATGGGCGGCCACTCCGATGTGGTCATGGGCGCCGTGATTGTGAAGGATGATGCGCTGCACGAGCGGCTGCGCTTCCTGCAGAACGCCTGCGGCGGCACGCCCGGCCCTCAGGATTGCTTCCTAGTGCTGCGCGGCCTCAAAACCCTGCACATTCGCATGCAACGCCACTGCGAAAACGGCCGCGCCGTAGCCGAGTACCTCCAGAACCATCCCAAAGTAGAAAAGGTGTTCTGGCCCGGCTTCCCGGAGCATCCTAACCATGCCATTGCGGCCCGGCAAATGCGTGGTTTTGGCGGCATGATGTCGTTTGTATTGAAAGGCGACCGGATGGAAGATGCCGTGGCCGTCCTGGAAAAATTTGAGCTGTTCTCGCTGGCCGAAAGCCTGGGCGGCGTAGAAAGCCTCTCGGGCCATCCCGCATCCATGACGCACGCCAGCATTCCCGCCGAGGAGCGCCGCAAATCCGGCCTCTCCGATTCGCTTATCCGCCTGAGTGTAGGTATTGAGGATGCGGAAGATTTGATTGAGGACCTGAAGCAGGCCATTGGGTAA
- a CDS encoding MBL fold metallo-hydrolase: protein MKTPSRFNGKKYLNTIPTGMSGEYGRMARRWLTGKEEREPQQPLGPFAADAAALAQPVPADALRVTWFGHSSTLIELDGKRFLTDPVWRQRASPSTLLGPRRFFDPPLALAELPPLDGVLLSHDHYDHLDKDAIRALGQTGVPFYCPLGVGSHLRRWGIPAELITELDWWQEVKVGNTHTLAATPARHFSGRTLTRDNTLWASWCILGPTHRAFFGGDSGPYEAGFREIGTAYGPFDLVMLEIGAYDEMWADIHMGPDHALAAYRALGGGALLPLHWATFNLAFHSWHEPADRLVAAAGPEAQLLLPAPGQRVTVADGPLPGYWWHVYRGK from the coding sequence ATGAAAACACCTTCCCGGTTCAACGGCAAAAAGTATCTGAACACTATTCCCACGGGCATGTCGGGGGAGTATGGGCGCATGGCGCGCCGCTGGCTGACGGGTAAGGAGGAGCGGGAGCCGCAACAGCCGCTGGGGCCTTTTGCGGCCGATGCCGCCGCGCTGGCGCAGCCTGTGCCGGCCGATGCGCTGCGCGTTACCTGGTTCGGGCACTCATCCACGCTGATTGAGCTCGATGGCAAGCGGTTTTTGACGGACCCCGTCTGGCGGCAGCGGGCATCTCCCAGCACCTTGCTTGGCCCCCGGCGGTTTTTTGACCCGCCGCTGGCTTTGGCCGAACTGCCCCCGCTGGACGGCGTCCTCCTTTCCCACGACCATTACGACCACCTCGATAAAGACGCCATTCGGGCACTGGGCCAAACCGGCGTACCGTTTTATTGCCCGCTGGGCGTAGGCAGCCACCTGCGCCGTTGGGGTATTCCTGCGGAGCTGATTACCGAGCTGGACTGGTGGCAGGAAGTGAAAGTGGGCAACACCCATACGCTGGCTGCCACGCCCGCTCGCCACTTTTCGGGCCGCACCCTTACCCGCGACAATACGCTGTGGGCCTCCTGGTGCATCCTCGGCCCCACACACCGCGCTTTCTTCGGCGGCGACTCCGGCCCGTATGAAGCCGGGTTCCGCGAAATAGGAACTGCCTACGGCCCTTTTGATCTGGTAATGCTCGAAATAGGGGCGTACGATGAAATGTGGGCCGATATCCACATGGGGCCCGACCATGCGCTGGCGGCCTATCGGGCGCTGGGTGGCGGAGCATTGCTGCCCTTGCACTGGGCCACCTTCAACCTGGCCTTTCATAGCTGGCATGAGCCCGCCGACCGGCTGGTAGCTGCGGCCGGACCGGAAGCGCAATTGCTCCTGCCGGCTCCCGGCCAGCGCGTAACGGTGGCAGACGGGCCGTTGCCGGGCTACTGGTGGCATGTTTACCGCGGGAAATAA